The proteins below are encoded in one region of Terriglobia bacterium:
- a CDS encoding ABC transporter substrate-binding protein has product MRMFIAALVLSVSTLVSLPQQPLTPITINYPTRTGQVWPLYIAKEGGYYAKYGYDVKLAFGVHPAGIAMIVSGEAAMTPYTLEQAMQASSKDASLVMVGSPFKKSLFALMANKTITSMKDLKGKRLGVSQIGDAPYNYTIGLLAKAGLTQRDVQWLSVGTDVTGRAAALVANRVDATMITAPVYFKLEQEGYKSLANISDYDDIYAPSVYLFKKSLVASNPKLPEALIKAHAEAIKRFYDDKAFAVKAYLAWDKQDPADMERVYDHYSQINTYERVPYILTAAVQYILDHPSDAQVGAQMKAFNFRSVIDNSIVARLVKEGFFEQLYGPGIKAEEDRKAKLAFH; this is encoded by the coding sequence TTTATCGCCGCGCTGGTCTTGAGTGTTTCAACCCTGGTGTCTTTGCCGCAGCAGCCACTGACGCCGATCACGATCAACTATCCCACACGCACCGGGCAGGTCTGGCCGCTATACATTGCGAAAGAAGGCGGCTACTACGCCAAGTATGGTTACGACGTGAAACTGGCCTTCGGTGTGCATCCGGCGGGCATCGCGATGATCGTCAGCGGTGAAGCGGCGATGACTCCGTACACTCTCGAACAGGCCATGCAGGCGAGTTCGAAGGATGCATCCCTCGTCATGGTCGGCAGTCCCTTCAAGAAAAGCCTTTTCGCGCTGATGGCGAACAAGACCATCACCAGCATGAAGGATCTGAAAGGCAAACGACTCGGTGTGAGCCAGATCGGCGACGCGCCCTACAACTACACGATCGGCCTTCTGGCCAAAGCCGGCCTGACGCAGCGCGATGTGCAATGGCTCAGCGTCGGCACCGACGTTACCGGCCGCGCGGCCGCGCTTGTGGCAAATCGTGTCGATGCGACGATGATCACCGCGCCGGTTTATTTCAAGCTGGAACAGGAAGGTTATAAGAGCCTCGCCAATATCAGCGACTACGATGACATCTATGCGCCCTCGGTTTATCTCTTCAAGAAGAGCCTCGTGGCTTCCAACCCGAAGCTGCCCGAAGCGCTGATCAAAGCGCACGCGGAGGCCATCAAACGCTTCTATGATGACAAGGCCTTCGCCGTGAAGGCGTATCTCGCCTGGGACAAGCAGGACCCGGCAGACATGGAGCGCGTCTACGACCATTACTCGCAAATCAACACGTACGAACGGGTCCCGTACATCCTGACGGCCGCGGTGCAATACATTCTCGATCATCCCTCGGACGCTCAGGTCGGGGCACAGATGAAAGCATTCAACTTTCGCTCCGTCATCGACAACAGCATCGTCGCGCGTCTCGTGAAGGAAGGCTTCTTCGAACAGCTATACGGCCCCGGGATCAAGGCCGAAGAAGACCGGAAGGCCAAACTTGCTTTCCATTGA
- a CDS encoding protocatechuate 3,4-dioxygenase (extradiol catechol dioxygenase that catalyzes the oxidative cleavage of substituted catechols; part of the bacterial aromatic compound degradation pathway), whose protein sequence is MARIILGIGTSHGPMLSIAPELWPERVKADRTNPQHFYQGRTYTFDDLVARRRNENLAAQCTPEVRRERHERCRQAILKLADIFDQARPDAAVVVGNDQMEVFTSEHVPAFAVFWGGFVEGIPRTPEFLAKLPPGIASAEADRTPSEYTQYPTLPELGRHIIESSMQEGFDVAQLTRLTTGEIGSNAVPHAWGFVYRRIMRDKVVPHVPVFVNTFYAPNQPPALRCFNFGRAIARAISSWAPQKTVAVIASGGLTHWVLDEPFDHMVLEALKRADAAALAQIPESMWQAGTSEIKNWITVAGIMAETRLKMDVVDYVPCYRSDAGTGNAMGFASWS, encoded by the coding sequence TTGGCTCGCATCATTCTCGGAATCGGCACCTCGCACGGACCGATGCTATCGATCGCGCCCGAGTTGTGGCCGGAACGCGTCAAAGCGGACCGGACGAATCCGCAACACTTCTATCAAGGCCGGACCTATACGTTCGACGATCTGGTGGCCCGGCGCCGGAATGAAAATCTGGCGGCGCAATGCACGCCCGAAGTGCGCCGCGAACGGCATGAGCGATGCCGGCAGGCGATCCTGAAACTTGCGGATATCTTCGATCAGGCCAGGCCGGACGCCGCCGTCGTGGTGGGGAACGATCAGATGGAGGTCTTCACCAGCGAGCACGTGCCGGCCTTCGCGGTTTTCTGGGGCGGCTTTGTGGAAGGCATTCCACGCACGCCGGAGTTTCTGGCGAAACTGCCGCCGGGAATCGCATCTGCCGAAGCCGATCGAACGCCATCCGAATACACGCAGTACCCAACGCTGCCGGAGCTCGGACGGCACATCATCGAAAGCTCGATGCAGGAAGGCTTCGACGTCGCTCAGCTCACCAGGCTGACGACCGGAGAAATCGGCTCGAATGCCGTACCGCACGCCTGGGGTTTTGTTTACCGCCGCATCATGCGGGACAAGGTCGTGCCCCATGTACCGGTTTTCGTGAACACGTTCTATGCGCCGAACCAGCCGCCGGCCCTGCGATGCTTCAACTTCGGGCGGGCGATTGCCCGAGCCATCTCGTCATGGGCGCCACAGAAGACCGTTGCGGTGATCGCCTCGGGCGGTTTGACGCATTGGGTGCTGGATGAGCCGTTCGACCACATGGTGCTCGAGGCGCTGAAGCGCGCAGATGCCGCCGCACTGGCGCAAATTCCCGAGTCAATGTGGCAGGCCGGCACCTCGGAAATTAAAAACTGGATAACGGTGGCCGGCATTATGGCCGAGACACGCTTGAAGATGGATGTCGTGGACTATGTGCCGTGTTATCGGTCGGACGCCGGCACCGGCAATGCGATGGGTTTCGCGTCCTGGAGTTGA
- a CDS encoding SDR family oxidoreductase, protein MKLGLENKIVFITGGSKGIGLACARAFSAEGALVSIASRSEGNLQQAKSALAREGHKVVTARADFSSPKETLAAVAETEKLLGPIDILINSAGAAKRRPWEKLDSEAWHQGMDSKYFTYVHAMDAVRAGMIERRQGSIVNIIGLGGKAASTMHMSGGAANAALMLVTAGWANALGKYGVRVNAVNPGNTLTERLQEALRLDAQKQGITEAEAQRRNEERIPLGRLAKPEEVASVVLFLASEQASYVTGAIIPMDGGRLASI, encoded by the coding sequence ATGAAACTTGGACTCGAAAACAAAATTGTGTTCATCACCGGCGGCAGCAAAGGAATCGGCCTCGCTTGCGCGCGCGCTTTTTCAGCCGAAGGCGCGCTGGTATCGATCGCGTCCCGCAGTGAAGGTAATCTGCAACAGGCAAAGAGCGCCCTGGCCAGGGAAGGCCACAAGGTTGTAACTGCCCGCGCCGATTTCTCAAGCCCGAAGGAGACTCTGGCTGCAGTTGCGGAAACCGAAAAGCTCCTCGGTCCGATCGACATCCTTATTAATAGCGCAGGCGCGGCGAAACGCCGGCCCTGGGAAAAGTTGGATTCGGAAGCCTGGCACCAGGGAATGGATTCGAAATACTTCACGTACGTCCATGCGATGGATGCCGTCCGCGCCGGAATGATCGAGCGGCGGCAGGGCTCCATCGTGAATATCATCGGGCTCGGCGGAAAGGCCGCATCGACAATGCACATGTCCGGCGGAGCCGCCAACGCGGCGCTCATGCTGGTCACCGCCGGATGGGCGAACGCGCTCGGCAAATATGGCGTTCGCGTGAACGCGGTCAATCCCGGAAACACGCTGACCGAACGGCTGCAGGAAGCGCTTCGCCTCGACGCGCAAAAACAAGGCATTACCGAAGCGGAAGCGCAGCGCCGCAACGAAGAACGGATTCCGCTCGGACGTCTGGCCAAGCCGGAGGAAGTTGCCAGCGTCGTGCTTTTTCTCGCATCCGAACAGGCAAGCTACGTCACCGGCGCCATCATTCCCATGGATGGCGGACGGTTGGCGTCTATCTGA
- a CDS encoding histidine phosphatase family protein, with the protein MSQELREARVRENQPVELVLVRHAEPDWDRAFETASDPGLTSFGNGQALRVAAYLKERPLAALYCSPLQRTRETAGVIAKEQDLTPQIVDGLEEIRVPVLQYASQTEVDAYFAAAARRPLKEHWAGYPGGESFHEFHGRVTAAIESVLAHYGVHPQTKGEFTVWSAPARAHTLRIGIVGHGGTNSVLLTHLLGIPSVPWEWFRFETPLAAVSNIALRAISGDGYVWSLQRFGWRAE; encoded by the coding sequence ATGTCACAGGAACTGCGGGAAGCGCGTGTGCGCGAAAATCAGCCGGTCGAACTGGTGCTGGTACGGCACGCGGAGCCGGATTGGGATCGAGCCTTCGAAACGGCAAGCGATCCTGGATTAACATCGTTCGGAAACGGGCAGGCGCTGCGAGTTGCCGCGTACCTGAAAGAACGGCCATTGGCTGCACTTTACTGCAGCCCTCTGCAACGAACACGGGAAACCGCCGGCGTCATCGCGAAAGAACAGGACCTTACACCGCAGATCGTTGACGGTCTGGAAGAAATCCGCGTGCCCGTGTTGCAGTACGCCTCGCAGACGGAAGTCGACGCCTACTTCGCCGCGGCCGCCCGCCGGCCGCTAAAGGAGCATTGGGCGGGCTATCCCGGCGGCGAGTCGTTTCACGAATTTCACGGCCGCGTGACCGCCGCCATCGAGTCCGTTCTGGCGCATTACGGCGTCCATCCACAAACGAAAGGCGAATTCACGGTCTGGAGCGCGCCGGCCAGAGCGCACACCCTCCGCATTGGAATCGTCGGGCACGGCGGCACGAATTCCGTACTCCTCACGCATCTGCTCGGCATTCCTTCGGTTCCCTGGGAATGGTTCCGCTTCGAAACGCCGCTCGCCGCCGTCAGCAACATCGCATTACGCGCAATCAGCGGCGATGGATACGTCTGGTCGCTGCAACGGTTCGGCTGGCGGGCGGAGTAG